AAGGATATCATCGAGCAGAACAAAATTGACCTGGTAAATGCCCATCAGGGTGCTGGCCAGCTTTATGCCAGCCTGGGCGGAAAATTATTTAAAAAACGATTTATTCTGATACGAACTCGTGGGGATCAGAGAAAACCGAAAAACGATCTGTTCAACCGGTGGCTAAACCTGAAATGGACTGATGGAATCATCACCACTGCGGAAACTCTTTACCGGAGTTATGCAGAGAAATTCCCTTTGGACAAGAGTAGATTGATCAATATTCCGTTAGGGATAGATCTCAATTACTTTTCTCCTCTGGAAAAGGATTTAGAGCTTGGAAAAAGCCTTGGAATTTCAGATGGTGAGTTAGTGGTGGGAATCTTGGGAAGGCTCTCTCCGGTTAAAGGGCATAGATATTTTATTCAGGCCGCGGCTGAGGTGCTGAAAAGTTTCCAGCATGTCAAGTTTTTAATCGCGGGAGAGGATGCCCAGGTCAAGTCATATAGGTTAAAAGAATGGGTTAAGGAAATGAGGATTCAGGACAAGTTTATTTTTATTGGGAGGGTGGAGACTCCGCGGAAAATAATCTCTCTTATGGATATTGCCGTAGTTGCTTCAACCGGTTCCGAAACCATAGCCAGAGTGGCTTTGGAATATATGGCTTTAGGAAAACCGGTCGTGGGTACGGAAATTAACGCCATTCCCGAAGTAGTAAAGAACGGCATAAACGGATTTATCGTACGACCGGAGGATAGCCGAGGTATGGCAGAGGCTATGCTGCAGTTACTCGAGGACAAGGATAAAAGAGAAAAATTTGGTAGAGCTTCAAGGGATTTAGTTGAGAATGAATTTTCACTGGATACTTTTGTCAGTAAAACCGAAGAGTTCTATTTCAGGTTCTTTAAGGGGAATTGACTTATGCCCAAGGTATCAGCAGTTGTTATCACTCACAACGAGGAGAAAAATATTCAGAGGTGCCTGGAAGGCTTGAGCTGGGCAGATGAAATAGTGGTGGTGGATTCTTTCAGCCAGGACAGGACCAAGGAAATTGCTTCATCTTTTACTGATAAAATCTACAATGTGGAATGGCAGGGTTTTGGAAAGCAAAAGGAGTATGCCAGGCAAAGTGCTTCTTACGACTGGGTTTTGTCGATTGATGCGGATGAGGTGGTTTCGGTAAAATTAAAAGAAGAAATCAAAAGCATAATGAATAAAAATGATTCTTTAGACGGGTATTATATTCCACGCCTTTCCAATTTTCTGGGCAGATGGATTAAACATAGCGGATGGTACCCGGACTACGTCTTAAGACTTTTCAAAAAAGACAAAGCCAGATTTGACGAGTCGTTAGTGCACGAGAAATTGATTTTAGATGGGAAAGCGGGTTTTCTGAGAAATGAGATTAGACACTTTACTGATCCGGACATCTCTCACTATCTCTTAAAAATGGATAAATACACTACCTTAAGCGCAAAGAAACTTCTGGTAGAAGGGAAGAGCCTCACTCTTTTTGATTTGCTTTTCAGACCGATGGCGATCTTCTTCAAAATGTATCTGTTCAAATCTGGATTCCTGGATGGCTGGCAGGGATTTCTTCTGGCGAGTTTCTCATCCTTTCATGTGTTTGTCAAGTATGCCAAGTTGTGGCATTTAGGGAAATCTCTTTATTCGTAGTGCGACCCTTTCAGGGGCGCTTGACCCATCGTAGGGGCATCCCGCCAAAGGCGGGACCGTGCCCCTACATATCGATAACTTACGATGTGATTTCATAGATGGAATCGTCGTTTACTATGAAAAAACTAAACCTAGCCGGCACAGAGAAATTCCTGATCGTCCGCACAGACCGGATCGGTGATTTGATTTTATCCACACCAGTTGCGGAAGTGCTGAAGAGAAACTATCCTAAGTCCCGTGTTGTGATGCTGGTCTCTCCCTATACCAAAGACCTTCTGCAGAATAATCCCTGGGTGGATGAAGTGATAACAGATGATAATACAGGGTTCAAAGGGCTTTTAAAATCGATAAAAATACTAAGAGAAGGGAAATTCGACGTGGTAGTTCTGCTGCGTCCGACTTTGAGGCTGGCTTTTTTGCTTTTCTTCTCCGGAATCAAGGTAAGGATAGGGACTGGCTATCGCGCTTATCAATTCCTTTTCAACTATAAAATATATCAGCATCGTAAAACTATTAAGAAGCATGAATTAGAATATAACCTGGATATGCTTGCTCCTCTTGGGGTTTCCTTCGAAAAAATTCTGCCAAAGATATATCTGTCACCAGAGGAGGAGAATTACTCTCGCCAGATTTACGATGATCTGAATATCAAAAGAGACGATATCAAGATCGTGATACATCCGGGAAGCGGAGGCTCATCTTTGAATTACCCCTTGGAAAAATTCGCCATCTTAGCCGATAAACTTATAGAGGAACTTTCTGCAAAGATAATCCTGACCGGGAATAAAAAGGAATTGATGCAATCAGAAAAAATGAAAAGCTGGATGAAACACCAGCCGTTTGATTTAACTGGTAAGACTGAACTGAGACAGATCTGCTCCCTTCTGAAAGGAGCAGACCTTCTGATCTCTAACAGCACCGGACCGATGCATATAGCAACGGCAGTGGGCACACCAGTGGTGGCGCTATTCTCTCCGCTTCAAGTTGCCAGTCCCAAAAGGTGGGGACCTTATGGAGAGGAGAATGAAGTGATAATGCCTCCGGTCTATACCTGTCTCAAATGTGAATTTCAAAAGTGTCCACAATTCAATTGTATGGAGAAAATAGACCCGGATGAGATAGTCTTAAGAGTCAAAAAAGTTCTCAGAGAGAAAAGCTTAAAGGTGAATGGATGAATTTAGCTGAATTCGTTATAAGAATCGAATCCTTTAACGCCAATGTGAATGTTGCTCTTCTGCGCAAAGCCTACGAATTTTCCAACCAGGCTCACCAGGGCCAGTTCCGGGAATCGGGCGATCCATATATCCAGCACTGTCTGGAAGTGGCTTTCATCTTAGCAGAGCAGCACCTGGATACAGCTACAATTGCCGCCGGCATGATCCACGATGTTCTGGAGGAAACAGACATAACCCTTGAGACCATAAAGCAGGAGTTCGGCGAAGAGATCGCCAGGTTAGTGGATGGGGTGACTAAAATCGGAGAACTGCATTTCGAAAGCGCAGAAGAAGAACAGGCAGAATATTACCGCAAGATGCTTCTCTCTATGGCTAAGGATATCCGGGTGATAATCATAAAGTTAGCAGACAGGTTGCATAATATGCGCACCCTGGGGGCTCTGCCCGGTGAAAGACAGTTAAGGATTGCTCAGGAAACTAAAGAAGTCTATGCACCTTTAGCTCACCGCTTTGGTATGGCAATGATAAAAACGGAGCTGGAGGATCTCTCTTTCAGATTTTTAGAGCCGGAAGCATATGCTGATCTTCAGAAGAAGATAAACGAGAAAAGAGAGGAGAGGGAAGAATATATCGAGGAGGTGGCCAAGCCTTTAAAAGCTGAGCTGGAGAATAATGCGATAAAAGCGGAGATCACCGGTCGGGCTAAACATTTAGCCAGTATCCATCACAAGCTCCAAGACCGGGATAAACCTCTGGAGGAGATCTTTGACCTTTTCGCTATCCGGGTGATCGTGGACACAGTAGGCGAATGTTACCAGGCATTAGGCATAATTCACAGCCTGTGGACTCCAATGGCTGAAAGATTTCGGGATTATATCGCTACTCCCAAAAGGAATATGTATCAGTCCCTGCACACCACAATCATCGGTCCAAGAGGGAGAATGGTCGAAATCCAGATCAGGACCCATCAGATGCACCACACGGCTGAATACGGTATTGCAGCTCACTGGCTTTACAAAGAAGGCAGAAAAGAGTTAGACGAATCGGACAAGCAGATGATCTGGCTGAGAGAGGTTTTAGAGTGGCAAAGAGAACTTTCTTCTCCGTCAGAGTTCTTAGAGTATCTGAAGATAGACCTGTTTCAGGACGACGTTTTCGTTTTCACGCCGAGAGGGGAGTTAAAACAGTTGCCCAAAGGCTCTACCCCGCTTGATTTTGCCTATGCAGTTCACACAGACGTGGGAAGCCACTGTACTGGAGCACGAGTAAACGATAAGATGGTCCCTTTGAGCACGGTTCTGGCAAGTGGAGACCGGGTGGAAATAATCACCTCTTCTCACCAGGTCCCGACTCCGGACTGGCTGAAGATCGTCAAAACCACCAAAGCCCGAAGTAAGATCCGGCACTTTCTCAAGCAAAAAGAGTATGAGGAAAGTCTGAATTTGGGAAAGGAGCTTCTGGGAAAGGAGTTTAAAAAGCATAATCTCAAGCTGATGAGCGAGCATGAGCTTACTGATTTGGCTATGAGGTTAAACTTATCCTCTTCTGAGGCGCTCCTTTCAGCCCTGGGAAGCGGAAGCCTTTCGATGAAGCAGGTCTTGTCAGAGATCCTGCCAGAGGTGCCAGTTCAGCCTTTGAAAGAGGGTTTGATTCAGAAATTCGTAGATAAAGCCAGGGGAAGAAGCGGCATCAGAATCCAGGGTTTGGGTAGTCTCCTGTTCAGGTTTGCCCAGTGCTGTCAGCCCGTACCGGGCGAGAGGATAATAGGTTTCATCACCCGGGGCAGAGGGGTTTCAGTTCACCGGGCAGACTGTCTGAACGCTCTGCAGATGATGGTGGAAAGCGACAGGAAGGTAGAAGTGGAGTGGGACGTGGATAAGGACCAGTCCTTCATCGTGAGGTTAGCGATATTGGTGGAGGATAGAAAAAACATATTGAAGGATATCACTGAAGCCATAGCAGATGCTGATACCAACGTGCGCGGGGCAGAGATTAAACCGGGACAGGCAGCCACAATCGGCAATTTCATCATAGAGGTCAAGAATTTAAGGCACCTGAACCGGGCAATCAAGAGGATAAAAAGAGTAAAAGGGGTAATCGAGGTGGAGAGAGCTAAAGGATTGGAAATAGAGGAAGGGAAAACCGGATGAAGTCGATTTCGGAATTAAAAGAAAATATAATAATTGAAGAAAAAAAGGAGTTGAAATATCTGAAGTTTTCTCCTTTGGAAAAGTTCGGATTTGTCAGACATGGTTTTATCCTGGGGAAAAAGGATGGAACCGGGATTAATTCTTCAGATATTCCAGAGCTGATCTCCATTGCCTCAGGTATCCCTGAAGAAAAATTCAGAGTCGTGATCCCGAAACAGGTTCAT
The Candidatus Zixiibacteriota bacterium genome window above contains:
- a CDS encoding glycosyltransferase family 9 protein encodes the protein MKKLNLAGTEKFLIVRTDRIGDLILSTPVAEVLKRNYPKSRVVMLVSPYTKDLLQNNPWVDEVITDDNTGFKGLLKSIKILREGKFDVVVLLRPTLRLAFLLFFSGIKVRIGTGYRAYQFLFNYKIYQHRKTIKKHELEYNLDMLAPLGVSFEKILPKIYLSPEEENYSRQIYDDLNIKRDDIKIVIHPGSGGSSLNYPLEKFAILADKLIEELSAKIILTGNKKELMQSEKMKSWMKHQPFDLTGKTELRQICSLLKGADLLISNSTGPMHIATAVGTPVVALFSPLQVASPKRWGPYGEENEVIMPPVYTCLKCEFQKCPQFNCMEKIDPDEIVLRVKKVLREKSLKVNG
- a CDS encoding glycosyltransferase family 4 protein: MKRTLNILQLVNFRWYNACAHYAVALSSGLQKRGHRVILAGDRNSPPLQLAHQMGLEVFPDLYLSYQNPGRFFYNIKRLKDIIEQNKIDLVNAHQGAGQLYASLGGKLFKKRFILIRTRGDQRKPKNDLFNRWLNLKWTDGIITTAETLYRSYAEKFPLDKSRLINIPLGIDLNYFSPLEKDLELGKSLGISDGELVVGILGRLSPVKGHRYFIQAAAEVLKSFQHVKFLIAGEDAQVKSYRLKEWVKEMRIQDKFIFIGRVETPRKIISLMDIAVVASTGSETIARVALEYMALGKPVVGTEINAIPEVVKNGINGFIVRPEDSRGMAEAMLQLLEDKDKREKFGRASRDLVENEFSLDTFVSKTEEFYFRFFKGN
- a CDS encoding glycosyltransferase family 2 protein, producing MPKVSAVVITHNEEKNIQRCLEGLSWADEIVVVDSFSQDRTKEIASSFTDKIYNVEWQGFGKQKEYARQSASYDWVLSIDADEVVSVKLKEEIKSIMNKNDSLDGYYIPRLSNFLGRWIKHSGWYPDYVLRLFKKDKARFDESLVHEKLILDGKAGFLRNEIRHFTDPDISHYLLKMDKYTTLSAKKLLVEGKSLTLFDLLFRPMAIFFKMYLFKSGFLDGWQGFLLASFSSFHVFVKYAKLWHLGKSLYS
- a CDS encoding bifunctional (p)ppGpp synthetase/guanosine-3',5'-bis(diphosphate) 3'-pyrophosphohydrolase translates to MNLAEFVIRIESFNANVNVALLRKAYEFSNQAHQGQFRESGDPYIQHCLEVAFILAEQHLDTATIAAGMIHDVLEETDITLETIKQEFGEEIARLVDGVTKIGELHFESAEEEQAEYYRKMLLSMAKDIRVIIIKLADRLHNMRTLGALPGERQLRIAQETKEVYAPLAHRFGMAMIKTELEDLSFRFLEPEAYADLQKKINEKREEREEYIEEVAKPLKAELENNAIKAEITGRAKHLASIHHKLQDRDKPLEEIFDLFAIRVIVDTVGECYQALGIIHSLWTPMAERFRDYIATPKRNMYQSLHTTIIGPRGRMVEIQIRTHQMHHTAEYGIAAHWLYKEGRKELDESDKQMIWLREVLEWQRELSSPSEFLEYLKIDLFQDDVFVFTPRGELKQLPKGSTPLDFAYAVHTDVGSHCTGARVNDKMVPLSTVLASGDRVEIITSSHQVPTPDWLKIVKTTKARSKIRHFLKQKEYEESLNLGKELLGKEFKKHNLKLMSEHELTDLAMRLNLSSSEALLSALGSGSLSMKQVLSEILPEVPVQPLKEGLIQKFVDKARGRSGIRIQGLGSLLFRFAQCCQPVPGERIIGFITRGRGVSVHRADCLNALQMMVESDRKVEVEWDVDKDQSFIVRLAILVEDRKNILKDITEAIADADTNVRGAEIKPGQAATIGNFIIEVKNLRHLNRAIKRIKRVKGVIEVERAKGLEIEEGKTG